The Bradyrhizobium barranii subsp. barranii genome segment TCGCCCGATGGCACCAAGTTGGCGTTCGCAACGGGCGCCGACATCTTCGTGAAGGACCTGGCCACCGGTGCCCTCACGCGCGTATCGACGAGTGCCAGTGGCGAACAGGCGGACGGCTTATCGACCACCAACCCGATATTCTCGCCTGATGGCACCAAGGTTGCGTTCTATTCCGATGCCGACAATCTCGTGCCTGATGATACCGACCACGTGCGCGACATCTTCGTGAAGGACCTGACCACTGGCGCTATAACGCTCGTGGCGCCCAGTCCATACAACGGAGGACCCGGCGGCGGCGGGCTTGAGAATGGCTTTACCTTCCCCCCCCCCCTCGTTCTCACCCGATGGCACCAAAATCGTGTTCGGGTCGGCCACAGTGCGCGGCGACACCACCGAGATCTACATCAAGGACCTTTCCACCGGGGCCACCACACTGGTGTCGGAGAGCGCCAGCGGCGCTCGTGGGGATCGCGGCAGCTTCGACCCGGTGTTCTCGCCAGATGGCACCAAGGTGGCGTTCTATACCTTTGCCGACAATCTTGTGCCGGGTAGTTCTAACAACCTAATCGGCAACATCGTCATTAAGGATCTGACCACAGGCGCGGTCACGCTGGTATCGACCGATGCCGACGGAGTCCCGCAGAACAACGGCGAAGCCCAGAAACCCGTGTTCTCGCCTGATGGCACCAAGGTGGCATTCGAGTCTTTATCCAGCATTCTGGTGCCGGGCGATACCAACCATACCTACGACATCTTTGTAAGAGATCTTACTACGCCTTCCTTCACCGCAGCGAAGCTGACGGACAATGGCGCTGCCCATGTTTCGACATCGCAGGCGGGTTTCTTTGCCGGTGCCCACACGGTCGCGGTGGCACCGCAAGACGGCAATCTCGGCACACTCACGGCCACCATCGACGTTGCCGATGGCAAGGTGACGTGGAGCTATGATGTCTCTCATGCCAACATCGCTCCGCTCGCGGCCGGACAGACCCATACCGACATCTTCATCTTGGTCCTCGACGGCTTCTACGGGACACAGGGCATCACCGTGACGCTGACGGGAATCGATGATGCGCCCGTGATCAGCTCGGGCACGACGGCAAGCTTCGCGGAGAATGGCTCTGGCGTCGCCTACCACGTCGCGGCGACCGATGTGGACAGTCCCGCGCTGACCTATTCGCTGTCCGGCACTGACGCGGCTCTGTTCGACGTGTCGGCGACGGGCGATGTGACGTTCAAGTCCGCGCCCGACTTCGAGGCCCCGAAGGACGCGAATCACGACAACGTCTATGACGTCACCGTCGCGGTCAGCGACTTGACAACAATCACGACAAAGAACGTCGCGATCACGGTCACTGACGTGAATGACACCAGCGGCGGCGGTGGCGTTCTGACTGTCACCGGCTCGACCGGCTTCACGTCGATTGATCGGGCCACGATCAATATCAGCGTGACCGGCAATTTGCACGAGACCGGCCGCGCCGGTGTGATCAGCAACAGCACGATCAACAATCTCGGTTCACTGAGCGAAACCCAGGCGATGCTCGCCTTCGTGAACGATACGATCGCCGGCGGTTCCCTCGGTGCGATCGTCGCCAATGGCGGCACCATCACCTTCGACAACGTGCATCTGGACGGGACGTTGCTGGATGCGACATCAGGCGGACTCATCGAATCCGTTGCAGGCAGCGCCAACAGCTTCAACAACGTGACGCTCAAGGCCGGCGCCGTGTTTGACGACAGTGCCGGAAGCGTTCTGAATGTCAGCGGCACGCTGAACAACGGCGGCAAGATCGAGCTCTTCAATTTCGCGAAAGTCATCCTGACCGGCGACGCCACGGTCATCGGCAATGGCGACATCAAGCTCGATCCGGGCTCCTCGATCCTGAACAGCGGTGGGCATCACACGCTCGACCTTGAAGGCGGCACGATCGACGGCGCCGGCACCATCGGAAACGGAGATCACAGCCTCACTTTGGATATCGGCTTCTCCGGCACGCTCGAGGCGAACGGGTCCCAGCCGCTTGCGGTGAACACCGGCAATTCCGTCACCAGCAGCGGCCTGATCGAAGCCGTGCATGCCTCGCTCAATTTCGACGACGCCGTTCTCAACACCTTTGGAACGATCACCGCCGATCAGGGCGGCACGATCGACTTCACGAGTGGCCTGACCAATGGCGGCATCGTCAATGTGCACGCCGGCAGTGAGGTGGATGTCTCGGGCAACCTCGTCAACAACGCCACTGTCCTGGATAATGGCGTGCTCAAGGTCGACAATTTGAGCGGGACCGGAACGGTCAACGTCAACAACGGGACATTGGTGGTCACCGGTAATTTGAGCAGCAATGTCGTTCTGACGGGTACGGACACGTTTGTTTTCGGGCCCGACGCCCGGCAAACATCCGGTCTCATCTCAAACTATACGCCAGGCACGACGCTGGTGCTGGATGGCTTCGACGCCAAGGTGAACGCGGCCTTCGACACTCAGACCAATATTTTGACGCTGACCGATGCGGATCATCATGCGATGACGCTTCACCTCGCGCCTGGATCCTTGATCCCGCAAGCCCATGGCGCGGCGCCGGATTTTCTTGTCTAGCGAATTTCCACGGAAAGCCCCGTCGAACCCGCCATTTTCCGGCGCCTGTGGCAAGGCGCCGGAGAATTTTCCGCGCAAAGATTCTAATATATTAGCTCCTCGCTCCCGGCACGCGCGTCCAGCCCGGCTTAAGCTCCTCTCGCCCGGATGGGTGCGGTCCTCGTGTCGGGCAATGTTCGGATGAAGACCAGGACCTGCAAAGAGATGGACCAGCAGAAACTCGATCGTGCGATCGGTCGTCGCTTGA includes the following:
- a CDS encoding TolB family protein; translation: MTNSAPVFTAGGGSDDAFTRVSTSATGAQADGASVQAAFSPDGTKVAFASYADNLVPGDTNGAPDVFVKDLSTGAITLVSTDASGVQLGGYQPIFSPDGTKLAFATGADIFVKDLATGALTRVSTSASGEQADGLSTTNPIFSPDGTKVAFYSDADNLVPDDTDHVRDIFVKDLTTGAITLVAPSPYNGGPGGGGLENGFTFPPPLVLTRWHQNRVRVGHSARRHHRDLHQGPFHRGHHTGVGERQRRSWGSRQLRPGVLARWHQGGVLYLCRQSCAG
- a CDS encoding VCBS domain-containing protein translates to MAPQDGNLGTLTATIDVADGKVTWSYDVSHANIAPLAAGQTHTDIFILVLDGFYGTQGITVTLTGIDDAPVISSGTTASFAENGSGVAYHVAATDVDSPALTYSLSGTDAALFDVSATGDVTFKSAPDFEAPKDANHDNVYDVTVAVSDLTTITTKNVAITVTDVNDTSGGGGVLTVTGSTGFTSIDRATINISVTGNLHETGRAGVISNSTINNLGSLSETQAMLAFVNDTIAGGSLGAIVANGGTITFDNVHLDGTLLDATSGGLIESVAGSANSFNNVTLKAGAVFDDSAGSVLNVSGTLNNGGKIELFNFAKVILTGDATVIGNGDIKLDPGSSILNSGGHHTLDLEGGTIDGAGTIGNGDHSLTLDIGFSGTLEANGSQPLAVNTGNSVTSSGLIEAVHASLNFDDAVLNTFGTITADQGGTIDFTSGLTNGGIVNVHAGSEVDVSGNLVNNATVLDNGVLKVDNLSGTGTVNVNNGTLVVTGNLSSNVVLTGTDTFVFGPDARQTSGLISNYTPGTTLVLDGFDAKVNAAFDTQTNILTLTDADHHAMTLHLAPGSLIPQAHGAAPDFLV